The segment GATCATGTCGATGGGGTTGACGTCGTCCCAGCCCAGCTCCTTGGTTTCCATGGCGCGCTGCGGCGATGGCAGCAGCTCCTGCTGGCGCTGGACCTCTTGCAGGGCCACGGCCTTGGCCTTCTGCTGCTTCTTCCACACCAGATAGGCAGCGCCGCCGGCCACGGCGCCCAGGCTGAGGAAGGCGATGTGCGGCATGCCCGGCACCAGGCCCATCACTATCATGATGGCCGCCGAAACAGCCAGCGCCTTGGGCGAATCGAACATCTGCCGGTTGATCAGCTTGCCCATGTCCTCGGAGCCCGAGGCACGGGTGACCATGATCGCGGCGGCGGTGGACAGCAGCAGTGATGGCAATTGCGCCACCAAACCGTCACCGATGGTCAGCAGGGCGTAGATCTTGCCAGCATCACTGAAGGTCATGCCGTGCTGCAGCATGCCGATGAGCATGCCGCCGATGAGGTTGATGAAGAGGATCAGCAGGCCGGCGATGGCGTCACCGCGCACGAACTTGCTGGCACCGTCCATCGAGCCGTAGAACTCGGCCTCCTGGGCCACCTCGGCGCGGCGCGCCTTGGCCTGGGCCTGGTCGATCAGGCCGGCGTTGAGGTCGGCATCGATGGCCATCTGTTTGCCGGGCATGGCGTCGAGGGTGAAGCGCGCGCTCACCTCGGAGATACGCCCGGCACCTTTGGTCACCACCACGAAGTTGATGATCATGAGGATGGCGAACACCACCGCACCGACCACGTAGTTACCGCCGATCACCACTTCACCGAAGGCCTGGATGACCTTGCCCGCGGCGCCATGACCTTCCTGGCCGTGGAGCATGACCACGCGGGTGGAGGCGACGTTCAGCGCCAGGCGCAGCAGGGTGGCCACCAGCAGGATGGTGGGGAAGGCGGCGAAGTCCAGCGGGCGCAGGGCGTACACGCAGACCAGCAGGACCACGATCGACAGGGCGATGTTGAAGGTGAAGAACACGTCGAGCAGGAACGGTGGTATCGGCAACATCATCATTGCCAACATCACCAGCAGCAGCAGCGGCACGCCGAGATTGCCCCGACCGAGACCGGCCAGGTTGTTACGGGCGCTGCTGATTAACTGAGTGCGATCCACCGCGA is part of the Pseudomonas fakonensis genome and harbors:
- the flhA gene encoding flagellar biosynthesis protein FlhA — protein: MDRTQLISSARNNLAGLGRGNLGVPLLLLVMLAMMMLPIPPFLLDVFFTFNIALSIVVLLVCVYALRPLDFAAFPTILLVATLLRLALNVASTRVVMLHGQEGHGAAGKVIQAFGEVVIGGNYVVGAVVFAILMIINFVVVTKGAGRISEVSARFTLDAMPGKQMAIDADLNAGLIDQAQAKARRAEVAQEAEFYGSMDGASKFVRGDAIAGLLILFINLIGGMLIGMLQHGMTFSDAGKIYALLTIGDGLVAQLPSLLLSTAAAIMVTRASGSEDMGKLINRQMFDSPKALAVSAAIMIVMGLVPGMPHIAFLSLGAVAGGAAYLVWKKQQKAKAVALQEVQRQQELLPSPQRAMETKELGWDDVNPIDMIGLEVGYRLIPLVDRNQGGQLLARIKGVRKKLSQDLGFLMPTVHIRDNLDLQPSAYRLTLMGVILAEAEIYPDRELAINPGQVYGTLNGIAARDPAFGLEAVWIDLAQRAQAQSLGYTVVDASTVVATHLNQILQKHCHELIGHEEVVQLLQVLAKASPKLAEEVVPGVISLSGLLKVLQALLSEQVPVRDIRSIAEAIANNAAKSQDTAALVAAVRVGLCRAIVQSIVGVESELPVITLEPRLEQILLNSLQRAGQGQEDGVLLEPSMAEKLQRSLIEAAQRQEMQGLPAILLVAGPIRAMLSRFGRLAVPNLHVLAYQEIPDNKQVTIVATVGPNG